TCGTTGCCGACTGAAATACCAATCTGCTCTGATCGGTAAAGCGTCCGAAGTATTGAAATGCCCATGTAAAATCGCCTCCGAAACTATGACGAAGATCTATGATCATACCTTTAGCTGCAGGATATTGAGCAATGATGTCATCCATCACAGGCAAATTATCGGCGATGTAAGTAAAATACACATAGATAATTTCACCATTAATCAATCCATAGACGTATCCGATGCTGTCCGCACCTTCAGCAGTTCCCCCGAGATATGATTGCCTGATCACCTCAAGATCCCAGAGAGTAAATCCGACTGAGTCGCGGTAGATATGATTGCTGGAAAACTGCTTTCGGCCAGGTGCAATCAGGTTCACATGCCCGTCGTCAAGTGGTTTAATCATGGCTGACAGCACTGCAAAAAGTTCATCATCGGTAGTGCCATCACCTACCTGTGGGGCATATACCTGATACATCGAATCCCAGTCAACACCACGTTCCTCAAATACGGCATAGTACTCGTTGAAGTCATTCCAGAATTGGTTGAAAACCGCAACCGGTTCATTGGCTGGTTCCGGACCGAAAAAAACTTTTTCGCAGGAACAGAACAGGAGACTGACAGCAACAACACAGAATATCCTTTTCATCTAAAATTCAAAACTGATTTTTACATTGAAATTATTCCGCACCGCAATCAGCGGCTTCGGTTTCGCACTACGCAAGAACTCCATTCTGTAAACAACACCCAACTGCCATTTGTCTGACAGACGGTAGCTGTAATCTGCATCCAGATTTAATTTCTGAAGCCTGTTTATAGTCTGTATGTTTCCATCGCCTATATACCTGAATACGGTCTTAAATCCATTATGATCTGCATTATTTTTTATGAACTCATCATCATTTAATGCGTAGGGACTTCTCGACACCCAGCTTAATATGGGAATGAATGCATCAACAAGCACTTCATGCTTACCTTCAATAAACTGTTTCCTTACCATGGGTGACAAAGAAAACTGACCGAGATAACCAAAAGTGCTGAATGCTCCATACACGTTGTCAACCGCATTAATCTGGTTATCTGAAATACCGCCCACGGACCAGCTTCCCTGCTCCGTAACTTTCATTTTCTTCAGATAGCTGTAACGCATGCCTGCTACAGTAATAAATGTGGGTGCTGTTGTTTGTTCTTTCTCTTCCGCTCCGGTCAGGTAGGTGTAGTCATCGTGCCAGCGCGCCGCATAACCTGAATAAAATACTTCCGCAGTATGCCATCTCCGTGAATTCTCATTGGCATACAGCGCCGCTATATTCTGAAAAGAAACGTCCTGATAAATCATCGGAGAAAACAACTCATCCTGCCGCGATAGCTGATGTAATCCATACTGAAGACTCACTTTATTGCTCGCCTTTGCAGTGTCCTGAGCAAAAAGTGCTACCGGAAACACAATGACCATAAAGCTTAAAAGGCAGATATTCATTGTATAAATTCTGCTGATCTCCTGATTTGACGTTATTGATACTTTCACAGCTACTTCAACGCAAATTTCGCAAAAGGTTACAAAAAATATTTTCCTATAAAAATCCCGTCACCCCATCTCCACATCGGTTCATCGCCTCATCCGTACATCAATTCATCCGCAAATCATCATATCCCCCTCCGGCCACCGCCAACCTTTCCCCTAAACCACTACTTTTGCCCTGCCACAGCATTATGAACAAGCTAAAAATTGCCCTTATACGCGAAGAAAAAATTCCGGTGGACACACGTGTTGCTTTCAGTCCGGTACAGTGCCAATGGCTCATGAATAAATATCCGGGATTGGAAATATTCGTTCAGCCCTGTGAAAACCGGTGCTATAAAGATGAAGAGTACAGGCGGGAGGAGATAATGGTCCAGGAAGACATTTCCGGTGCCGACCTGCTTATGGGGATAAAAGAAGTACCGAAAGAAAAATTAATTCCCGGAAAGAATTACCTTTTTTTTTCGCACACCATAAAAATGCAACCGCACAATCGCGATTTGCTCAAAAGCATTCTGAAAAATAATATTCGGCTCATAGACTACGAATGCCTTGTTTGGGAGAATGGAGAACGGATTCTTGGCTTCGGTCATTTCGCAGGCGTAGTCGGCGCACATAATGCCTTTGTCACCTATGGAAAACGTTACGGACTTTTCCATCTCAAACCTGCCTATGCATGTCATAGCTATAAAGAATTGTTGTCAGCTTATGCGGATATAAAACTGCCACCGGTAAAGATTGCGGTCACCGGCACGGGCCGCGTTGCGAAAGGTGTGTATGAACTGCTGGAAAAACTCAACCTCAGGATGGTGAGTATTCAGAATTATCTTACCAGGAATTACGATGAACCGGTATATATTGTACTAAACACGGCGCAGCTATATGAAAGCAAAAACGGCAAGCCCTTCAACCGGAACGAATTCCACCAGCATCCTGAAAATTACAATTCAGATTTTCTTCCTTTCACCAGGGTGACCGATATTTTTATGAATGCCATTTTCTGGAACCCCAAAGCACCCGTATTCTTTACCAGGGAAGATATGCGCAGCCGCGATTTCAGGATCAGGGTGATAGCCGATATCACCTGTGATGTGAATGGTTCGGTGCCGGCTACTATTCGCGATACCACGATCGAAGAACCTGTTTTCGGCTACAATCCGGTTACAGAACAGGAGGAAAAACCCTACCAGTCGCATGTTATTGATGTGATGGCCGTCAGCAACCTTCCCAATGAACTCCCGCGCGAAGCATCAACGGAGTTCGGCGATAAGCTGATTGAATATGTGGTGGAAGAGCTGCTGCTTGAGAACAGCGAAATCATCAGCCGCGCCACCATCGCGAAAAACGGACGTCTGACAAATCGTTTTGAATACCTGCAAGATTATGTTGCCGGTTGAAGCGCACCTGTCAGGTAATTATCTTTAATAACCTGCATTCAATTTCAGCCTCTCCAAAAAAAAACGGCGATGAAAACACCGCCGTTCTGCTCCCTCCCCGGAGACAATCAACAATCTTATTTCCTCATTTCATCACCAAAATGATAGCTTAATCCAATTCCCAGGCCTTCTTTTATCTGCGTTCTTGGTCCACTCGTTCCTGTTGGCAAACCTGTTTCCTTATCGAGATCGGTGATAATGATATCATTATCATAAATCAGCGATCCGTAAATATTGGCCGTAAGCCATGAATTAATCTTGAAGTTGAACAGCAGGTCCCAGTTCACATCAATATTATCACGATTGGCTTTAATCTTATCAGTATAATTATCAAAGAGCGTAACTTTCGTAAAAAGGTTAACATTTTTGGCAAGATCCTTTGTGAATGTGGCCACCATTAATGCGCCGAATTCACTCCTTAAGGTCTCGCCCTGCGTGATGATGTTACCTGCTGTATCGTACACCGCCGCTGTATTCCCATAGGTACCGAGATCAGCGATCTGTTGATCCGTAACAAAGATGAACTTTCCGGTGGCCGGAGATAAATAGAGTGAGAAATAAGGCACCGGCCGCCAGTCAATACCTACTGAAGCCAGCAGGTAACCGGGCGCCATAAATTTTGAAACAACATTCGTCAGGTCAGGATAATTGTATCCATTGGCAAACTGACTCTTGAAATTCAGCAATCCGCTCAGATAAAATTTATTTCCTAACTCATGACCTGCCTTGGTACCAATATCAATCAGGTCTACATTCTTCCGGATCTTTGTATCGTACTGGCCCTGGTACGCACCATAGGTAAATAATCCATAGCTGTTCCAATAGTTCTTTCCTTCGAGGTAACTGGCAAACCCGCTGACTATGGCCGTAAGTGACATGGAATTTTCACCACCGGCAGCCCAGCTGCTGAGCGCTACCTGGCTGAACTGCAAGGATGCATTTCCGCCAACCCGCCACGCAGTATCTTTTGCGGCAACAAGGGAATCCTGTGCCTTTAGCGTAATACCAAGGCATACAAAGGCAATCAAAAAAAGAAGTGTCTTTTTCATTATCTGAATTATAGTTGATTACAATGTGAACAAAAGCTATTATTTTTTAAGCGAGTCGCGGATTTCCATCAGCAGTTTCTCCTGTGAGGATGGTTCAGCCGGTGCAGGCGCAACTTCTTCTGCTTTCTTCATTTTATTGATGGTTCGCACTACAAGGAAAATAACCCAGGCAATAATTAAGAATTCAATAGCGGTCTGAATGAAGTTTCCATAGGTGATAGCCACTTCAGGTATTGCGACACCTGCCGCATCCGTTCCTGCTTTGGTGAGCACCAGCTTCAGGTCTTTGAAATTGATGCCTTTTAGCAAATACCCGATTGGCGGCATAACGATGTCGTTTACCAGTGAGGACACAATCTTACCAAACGCGCCGCCTATAACGACACCCACTGCAAGATCAATGACATTGCCTTTACTGATGAATTCTTTGTACTCTTTTAGCATTCCCATTGTTTGATTTTTTTAAGATTAAAGGTAAGATCGTTAACTGCCGCAAAAATAATTGGATTATGCAGATTACCCTTGTTGCATGAAGCCAGCATGTATTGTTGCATCAGTCAATAGTTATGAAATCCGCTTTACTTCCTGCCCGGATAAACTTCCAGTGCCTTCTTCAGGCATTCAAATGCTTTTTGCATCTCATTGTTATTCAACACATAAGCTATCCTAACCTCATCATTCCCTAAACCTTTGGTAGCGTA
The DNA window shown above is from Chitinophagales bacterium and carries:
- a CDS encoding S41 family peptidase, with the protein product MKRIFCVVAVSLLFCSCEKVFFGPEPANEPVAVFNQFWNDFNEYYAVFEERGVDWDSMYQVYAPQVGDGTTDDELFAVLSAMIKPLDDGHVNLIAPGRKQFSSNHIYRDSVGFTLWDLEVIRQSYLGGTAEGADSIGYVYGLINGEIIYVYFTYIADNLPVMDDIIAQYPAAKGMIIDLRHSFGGDFTWAFQYFGRFTDQSRLVFQSATKNGPGKDDYDDWYPWYLEPAGHYFSKPLVLLTDRYTISASERTVMALKVIPGVVQIGDTTNGAHSTMIGRELQNSWYYTLSPQKILFADGKSYEGIGMIPDIVLFNTVSNLENGIDDQLDKAIEVLQ
- a CDS encoding NAD(P)-dependent oxidoreductase, which produces MNKLKIALIREEKIPVDTRVAFSPVQCQWLMNKYPGLEIFVQPCENRCYKDEEYRREEIMVQEDISGADLLMGIKEVPKEKLIPGKNYLFFSHTIKMQPHNRDLLKSILKNNIRLIDYECLVWENGERILGFGHFAGVVGAHNAFVTYGKRYGLFHLKPAYACHSYKELLSAYADIKLPPVKIAVTGTGRVAKGVYELLEKLNLRMVSIQNYLTRNYDEPVYIVLNTAQLYESKNGKPFNRNEFHQHPENYNSDFLPFTRVTDIFMNAIFWNPKAPVFFTREDMRSRDFRIRVIADITCDVNGSVPATIRDTTIEEPVFGYNPVTEQEEKPYQSHVIDVMAVSNLPNELPREASTEFGDKLIEYVVEELLLENSEIISRATIAKNGRLTNRFEYLQDYVAG
- a CDS encoding DUF3078 domain-containing protein, which gives rise to MKKTLLFLIAFVCLGITLKAQDSLVAAKDTAWRVGGNASLQFSQVALSSWAAGGENSMSLTAIVSGFASYLEGKNYWNSYGLFTYGAYQGQYDTKIRKNVDLIDIGTKAGHELGNKFYLSGLLNFKSQFANGYNYPDLTNVVSKFMAPGYLLASVGIDWRPVPYFSLYLSPATGKFIFVTDQQIADLGTYGNTAAVYDTAGNIITQGETLRSEFGALMVATFTKDLAKNVNLFTKVTLFDNYTDKIKANRDNIDVNWDLLFNFKINSWLTANIYGSLIYDNDIIITDLDKETGLPTGTSGPRTQIKEGLGIGLSYHFGDEMRK
- the mscL gene encoding large-conductance mechanosensitive channel protein MscL, whose translation is MGMLKEYKEFISKGNVIDLAVGVVIGGAFGKIVSSLVNDIVMPPIGYLLKGINFKDLKLVLTKAGTDAAGVAIPEVAITYGNFIQTAIEFLIIAWVIFLVVRTINKMKKAEEVAPAPAEPSSQEKLLMEIRDSLKK